The following are encoded in a window of Arthrobacter antioxidans genomic DNA:
- the lpdA gene encoding dihydrolipoyl dehydrogenase, with protein MAASATAQEFDILVLGGGSGGYAAALRAVQLGFTVGLIEKGKLGGTCLHNGCIPTKALLHSAEIADGARDAEKYGVKATFESIDMNAVNAYKDGIIAGKYRGLQGLIKSKGITVIEGSGKLASENTIDVDGTVYTGKHIVLATGSFSRSLPGLEIGGKVITSDQALTMDFVPKTAIILGGGVIGCEFASVWKSFGVDVTIIEALPSLVPNEDASIVKNFERAFKKRGIKFNTGTRFKSVEQNDDGVVVSLEDGKTFEADLMLVAVGRGPVTRDLGYEEAGLTLDRGFVITDERLHTGVGNIYAIGDIVPGLQLAHRGFQQGIFVAEEIGGLKPVVVADLNIPKVTYSDPEIASVGYTEKAAREKFGDDRVETHEYNLAGNGKSSIIGTGGLVKLVREKDGPIVGVHMLGSRMGEQIGEAQLIVNWEAYPEDVAPLIHAHPTQNEALGEAHLALAGKPLHG; from the coding sequence GTGGCCGCATCGGCAACTGCGCAAGAATTCGACATCCTGGTACTGGGTGGAGGCAGCGGCGGCTACGCTGCGGCTCTCCGCGCGGTGCAGCTGGGCTTCACCGTGGGGCTCATCGAGAAGGGCAAGCTGGGCGGCACCTGCCTCCACAACGGCTGCATCCCCACGAAGGCGCTCCTGCACTCGGCAGAGATCGCCGACGGCGCCCGCGACGCCGAGAAGTACGGCGTCAAGGCCACGTTCGAGTCGATCGACATGAACGCCGTCAACGCATACAAGGACGGCATCATCGCCGGCAAGTACCGCGGCCTGCAGGGACTCATCAAGTCCAAGGGCATCACGGTCATCGAGGGCTCGGGCAAGCTCGCGTCGGAGAACACCATCGACGTCGACGGCACGGTCTACACCGGCAAGCACATCGTCCTGGCCACCGGCTCCTTCTCGCGCAGCCTCCCCGGCCTCGAGATCGGCGGCAAGGTCATCACCTCGGACCAGGCCCTCACCATGGACTTCGTGCCGAAGACGGCGATCATCCTCGGCGGCGGCGTCATCGGCTGCGAGTTCGCGTCCGTCTGGAAGTCCTTCGGCGTGGACGTCACCATCATCGAGGCCCTCCCCTCCCTCGTCCCGAACGAGGACGCCTCGATCGTCAAGAACTTCGAACGGGCGTTCAAGAAGCGCGGCATCAAGTTCAACACCGGCACCCGGTTCAAGTCCGTCGAGCAGAACGACGACGGCGTCGTGGTGTCCCTCGAGGACGGCAAGACCTTCGAGGCGGACCTCATGCTCGTCGCCGTCGGGCGCGGACCCGTCACCCGGGACCTCGGCTACGAGGAGGCCGGCCTCACCCTGGACCGCGGCTTCGTCATCACCGACGAGCGCCTCCACACCGGCGTCGGGAACATCTACGCGATCGGCGACATCGTCCCCGGCCTGCAGCTGGCCCACCGCGGCTTCCAGCAGGGCATCTTCGTGGCGGAGGAGATCGGCGGCCTGAAGCCCGTCGTCGTTGCCGACCTGAACATCCCCAAGGTCACCTACAGCGATCCCGAGATCGCATCCGTGGGCTACACCGAGAAGGCCGCACGCGAGAAGTTCGGCGACGACCGCGTCGAGACGCACGAGTACAACCTCGCCGGCAACGGCAAGAGCTCGATCATCGGCACCGGCGGCCTCGTGAAGCTCGTCCGCGAGAAGGACGGCCCGATCGTGGGCGTCCACATGCTCGGCAGCCGCATGGGCGAGCAGATCGGCGAGGCGCAGCTCATCGTCAACTGGGAGGCGTACCCCGAGGACGTGGCCCCGCTCATCCACGCGCACCCCACGCAGAACGAGGCCCTCGGCGAGGCCCACCTCGCCCTCGCCGGCAAGCCGCTGCACGGCTGA
- a CDS encoding leucyl aminopeptidase: protein MIRTTELHLTASAKDLRKIPSDALVIAVAKGTDGPVLLDSPLPAKAARALGDSLQVLGITGAADEVRRFPGLPETGADSLVLSGVGPVAAGEVLAPETLRRAAGAAIRQLTGLETVVLALPAETVAAATAVAEGAAFGAYSYEGHKSGIKPDGTVAPPKDREAVRSVVVYTPVADDADLAPALRRAVILGKNVNATRTLVNQPPSHLYPETFAQAAKELTRGLPVKVTVMDEKRLERDGYGGILGVGKGSSRPPRMVKVEYSPARSAVHLALVGKGITFDSGGLSLKPAAGMQTMKLDMAGAAVVLTTLIAVAELGLPAKVTAWLCLAENMPSGTAQRPEDVLSIYGGRTVEVLNTDAEGRLVLADGLAAASEEAPDAIIDIATLTGAQMIALGTRVSGVMGDDGVRDAVKAAADRAGEQFWPMPLPEELRPSLDSQVADIANIGERNGGMMTAAVFLREFVGQVDGEKIPWAHLDIAGPAFNEGAPYGYTPKAGTGVGVRTLLAYVEDVLARTA from the coding sequence GTGATCAGAACCACCGAACTACACCTGACCGCCTCCGCGAAGGACCTCAGGAAGATCCCGAGCGACGCGCTCGTGATCGCGGTCGCCAAGGGGACCGACGGGCCCGTCCTGCTCGACAGTCCCCTGCCCGCCAAAGCCGCGCGCGCCCTCGGTGACTCCCTCCAGGTCCTCGGCATCACGGGTGCCGCGGACGAGGTGCGCCGCTTCCCCGGCCTCCCCGAGACCGGCGCCGATTCGCTCGTGCTCTCCGGCGTGGGACCCGTGGCCGCCGGCGAGGTCCTCGCACCCGAGACCCTGCGCCGCGCCGCGGGCGCCGCGATCCGCCAGCTGACCGGGCTGGAGACCGTCGTCCTCGCCCTGCCGGCCGAGACCGTGGCGGCCGCGACCGCCGTCGCGGAGGGCGCCGCGTTCGGCGCCTACAGCTACGAGGGGCACAAGTCCGGGATCAAGCCCGACGGCACGGTCGCCCCGCCGAAGGACAGGGAGGCCGTCCGCAGCGTCGTCGTGTACACGCCGGTCGCGGACGACGCCGACCTGGCCCCCGCGCTGCGGCGCGCCGTGATCCTCGGCAAGAACGTCAACGCCACACGCACGCTCGTGAACCAGCCGCCGAGCCACCTCTACCCGGAGACGTTCGCGCAGGCCGCGAAGGAGCTCACCCGCGGCCTCCCCGTGAAGGTCACCGTCATGGACGAGAAGCGCCTCGAGCGTGACGGCTACGGCGGCATCCTCGGCGTCGGCAAGGGATCCTCGCGGCCCCCGCGCATGGTCAAGGTGGAGTACTCCCCCGCCCGGTCCGCCGTGCACCTCGCCCTCGTGGGCAAGGGCATCACCTTCGATTCCGGCGGACTCTCGCTCAAGCCCGCCGCGGGCATGCAGACCATGAAGCTGGACATGGCGGGCGCCGCCGTCGTCCTGACCACGCTTATCGCCGTCGCCGAACTGGGCCTGCCCGCCAAGGTCACGGCCTGGCTGTGCCTGGCCGAGAACATGCCCTCCGGGACCGCGCAGCGCCCCGAGGACGTCCTGTCGATCTACGGCGGGCGGACCGTCGAGGTCCTCAACACCGACGCCGAGGGCCGCCTGGTCCTCGCCGACGGCCTCGCGGCCGCGAGCGAGGAGGCACCCGATGCCATCATCGACATCGCGACGCTGACGGGCGCGCAGATGATCGCCCTCGGGACGCGTGTCTCCGGTGTCATGGGCGACGACGGCGTCCGCGACGCTGTGAAGGCCGCGGCGGACCGCGCGGGCGAGCAGTTCTGGCCCATGCCCCTGCCCGAGGAGCTGCGGCCCAGCCTCGACTCGCAGGTCGCGGACATCGCCAATATCGGCGAGCGGAACGGCGGCATGATGACCGCCGCGGTGTTCCTCCGCGAATTCGTCGGCCAGGTCGACGGCGAGAAGATCCCCTGGGCGCACCTGGACATCGCCGGGCCGGCCTTCAACGAGGGTGCGCCGTACGGCTACACCCCGAAGGCGGGCACCGGCGTCGGGGTCCGCACCCTGCTGGCGTACGTCGAGGACGTGCTCGCCCGCACCGCGTAG
- a CDS encoding MFS transporter, with protein MNSSRALLVWAAGVVAYLVAVTQRTTFGVAGLEATDRFSASASQLSIFTVVQLLVYAGLQVPVGVLVDRWGPRTLIVAGGVLMALGQAQLAFADSVGAGIVGRLLVGAGDAMTFISVLRLLPAWFEPLRIPVLTQWTGIIGQLGQVVSVIPFVAVLSVFGWQSAFLSAAALSVLAVVLSVSLIRDSPVAGTRSAQTIRETGTSLAAAWKQPGTRLGLWTHFTIQFPGTVFVLMWGYPYLVRAEKVGEGAASALMTLFVAVGIVCGPLLGRYVGRHPLRRSTMVLAIAALMAVAWLAVLVYPGPAPLPLLTLLVVALAVGGPGSMIAFDFARTFNPAARMGTATGIVNIGGFMASLLTMFAIGTVLDLLLGNGFSQGDLYALPSFRLAMSVQLLVLAVGATAVVVARRRVRRRMAEQGVVVPPLRDALARERRRRRERRAARNR; from the coding sequence GTGAATTCTTCGCGGGCACTCCTGGTCTGGGCGGCGGGGGTCGTGGCCTACCTGGTCGCCGTCACGCAGCGCACCACCTTCGGCGTCGCCGGCCTCGAGGCCACGGACCGCTTCAGTGCCTCGGCCTCGCAGCTGTCGATCTTCACCGTCGTCCAGCTGCTCGTCTACGCCGGACTGCAGGTGCCGGTCGGTGTCCTCGTCGACCGCTGGGGTCCCCGGACGCTGATCGTCGCCGGCGGCGTGCTCATGGCGCTGGGGCAGGCGCAGCTGGCCTTCGCGGATTCCGTGGGAGCCGGCATCGTGGGCCGCCTGCTCGTGGGGGCGGGGGACGCCATGACGTTCATCAGCGTGCTCCGGCTGCTCCCCGCGTGGTTCGAGCCGCTCCGCATCCCCGTCCTGACGCAGTGGACGGGGATCATCGGCCAGCTCGGGCAGGTGGTCTCGGTCATCCCGTTCGTGGCCGTGCTGTCCGTCTTCGGCTGGCAGTCCGCCTTCCTCTCGGCCGCCGCCCTCTCGGTCCTCGCCGTCGTGCTCTCGGTGAGCCTGATCCGGGACTCGCCCGTCGCCGGCACGCGGAGCGCCCAGACCATCCGGGAGACCGGCACGTCCCTCGCCGCCGCCTGGAAGCAGCCCGGCACGCGGCTCGGCCTGTGGACGCACTTCACCATCCAGTTCCCCGGCACCGTCTTCGTCCTCATGTGGGGCTACCCCTACCTGGTGCGGGCCGAGAAGGTGGGTGAAGGCGCGGCGTCAGCCCTGATGACCCTGTTCGTCGCGGTCGGGATCGTCTGCGGTCCGCTCCTCGGCCGCTACGTGGGCCGGCATCCCCTCCGGCGGTCCACCATGGTGCTCGCGATCGCCGCCCTGATGGCCGTGGCCTGGCTCGCGGTCCTCGTCTACCCGGGACCCGCACCCCTGCCGCTCCTGACCCTGCTGGTGGTGGCGCTCGCCGTGGGAGGGCCGGGGTCCATGATCGCGTTCGATTTCGCCCGCACGTTCAACCCCGCAGCACGCATGGGGACCGCCACCGGGATCGTCAACATCGGCGGCTTCATGGCGTCCCTGCTCACGATGTTCGCCATCGGGACCGTCCTCGACCTCCTGCTCGGCAACGGCTTCTCGCAGGGGGACCTGTACGCGCTGCCGTCCTTCCGCCTCGCGATGTCCGTGCAGCTCCTCGTCCTCGCGGTCGGCGCCACCGCCGTCGTCGTCGCACGGCGGAGGGTCCGCCGGAGGATGGCGGAGCAGGGGGTCGTCGTCCCACCGCTCCGTGACGCCCTCGCCCGGGAACGCCGGCGCCGCCGGGAGCGGAGAGCAGCCCGGAACCGCTAG
- a CDS encoding DUF4192 family protein has protein sequence MSSPASPAPGTPASPSFVVTSPADILSYIPHALGFMPRESLVVLTTTGRRLGATLRVDLPEAGADPFGFADGVLSFLQGDADADGTLVVVYTEERWERRTLAPRSGLVRTVETVLDAAGLPVRGGWLVSRSGWRDVFCTEEECCPWPGQPLDTVTLSALNAELIFGGSAFDASAPDAVLRAAPSVAAQDGGSGASAATIRAVEGAQAHYAACCAGRWTAPDQFRATSALWDAVLPCAGEFGVEAEPDVAGFLLASVESRAVRDFLLASACLGSAAALDGATGCGLLEPGPPAGTPSTAEGSPIAAARVLPDVRSGGPLQDAVAALRAAGVVIGPETCPGTGPDAEPAGSPSAGPASCGAEALLYADVLAGRHSGAIAWDRVDAMSILLARLAAVSDGESRAAALTMSAWFEYARGRGSRAAVFLDAAERAVPGYRLARLLHELLRRGGLPAWARSRATAWTTGAAAALHDAA, from the coding sequence ATGTCATCTCCCGCGAGCCCCGCACCGGGCACCCCAGCGTCACCGTCCTTCGTCGTCACCTCACCGGCCGACATCCTCTCCTACATCCCCCATGCCCTCGGATTCATGCCCCGCGAGAGCCTGGTGGTCCTGACCACCACCGGCAGGAGGCTCGGAGCCACGCTGCGGGTGGACCTCCCCGAGGCCGGGGCGGATCCGTTCGGGTTCGCCGACGGCGTGCTCTCGTTCCTGCAGGGTGACGCCGACGCGGATGGCACGCTCGTCGTGGTGTACACCGAGGAACGCTGGGAGAGACGCACCCTGGCCCCGCGCAGCGGGCTGGTGCGGACCGTCGAGACGGTCCTCGATGCCGCGGGCCTCCCCGTCCGCGGGGGCTGGCTCGTCTCGCGGTCCGGGTGGCGCGACGTGTTCTGCACGGAGGAGGAGTGCTGCCCCTGGCCCGGGCAGCCCCTCGACACCGTGACGCTCAGCGCACTGAACGCCGAGCTGATCTTCGGCGGAAGCGCCTTCGACGCATCCGCGCCCGACGCCGTCCTCCGGGCCGCACCCTCCGTCGCCGCGCAGGACGGAGGATCGGGGGCGTCGGCCGCGACGATACGGGCCGTCGAAGGCGCGCAGGCGCACTATGCCGCGTGCTGCGCGGGCCGGTGGACGGCGCCCGACCAGTTCCGCGCGACGTCCGCGCTGTGGGACGCCGTCCTGCCCTGCGCAGGGGAGTTCGGCGTGGAGGCCGAGCCCGACGTCGCGGGCTTCCTCCTCGCGAGCGTCGAGTCCCGTGCGGTCCGCGACTTCCTCCTCGCCAGTGCGTGCCTCGGCTCCGCGGCAGCCCTCGATGGGGCGACCGGCTGCGGGTTGCTCGAGCCCGGCCCGCCAGCCGGCACCCCGTCGACGGCGGAGGGGTCCCCGATCGCCGCCGCGCGGGTCCTGCCGGACGTGCGGAGCGGCGGCCCGCTCCAGGATGCCGTCGCCGCACTCCGGGCCGCCGGGGTCGTCATCGGTCCCGAAACCTGTCCCGGAACCGGTCCCGACGCCGAGCCGGCCGGGTCGCCGTCGGCAGGGCCTGCATCCTGCGGGGCCGAGGCCCTGCTCTATGCGGATGTGCTGGCCGGCAGGCACTCCGGCGCGATCGCCTGGGACCGCGTCGATGCGATGAGCATCCTCCTCGCGCGGCTCGCGGCGGTATCGGACGGCGAGTCGCGTGCCGCAGCCCTGACCATGAGCGCCTGGTTCGAATACGCGAGGGGCCGGGGGTCACGCGCGGCCGTCTTCCTCGACGCGGCGGAGCGGGCGGTGCCCGGCTACCGCCTCGCGCGCCTGCTGCACGAGCTCCTGCGCCGCGGAGGGCTGCCGGCCTGGGCCCGGAGCCGCGCGACCGCCTGGACCACGGGGGCAGCGGCCGCCCTCCATGACGCGGCCTGA
- a CDS encoding RNA polymerase sigma factor: MSVKKTAAPASSDAGTTTTKRRVAAKKPATKAASAAAAKASAADAQGSVDTVDTTDPAVEVDVDAEDAKPETPEVGTSTGFVYSDADDDDAPAQQVVSAGATADPVKDYLKQIGKVALLNAEQEVDLALRIEAGLFAEEKIAADPDMDPKLKRELEFVIHDGKRAKNHLLEANLRLVVSLAKRYTGRGMLFLDLIQEGNLGLIRAVEKFDYTKGFKFSTYATWWIRQAITRAMADQARTIRIPVHMVEVINKLARVQRQMLQDLGREPTPEELALELDMTPEKVVEVQKYGREPISLHTPLGEDGDSEFGDLIEDSEAVVPADAVSFTLLQEQLHSVLDTLSEREAGVVAMRFGLTDGQPKTLDEIGKVYGVTRERIRQIESKTMSKLRHPSRSQVLRDYLD; encoded by the coding sequence GTGTCGGTCAAGAAGACAGCAGCACCGGCGTCGTCAGACGCTGGTACCACCACTACCAAGCGACGGGTCGCGGCCAAGAAGCCCGCCACCAAGGCCGCTTCGGCCGCTGCAGCGAAGGCCTCCGCAGCGGACGCCCAGGGTTCCGTGGACACCGTCGACACAACGGATCCCGCCGTCGAGGTCGACGTCGATGCCGAGGACGCGAAGCCCGAGACCCCCGAGGTCGGGACGAGCACCGGCTTCGTCTACTCCGACGCCGACGACGACGACGCACCCGCGCAGCAGGTCGTGTCCGCCGGTGCCACCGCGGACCCCGTCAAGGACTACCTGAAGCAGATCGGCAAGGTCGCCCTGCTGAACGCGGAGCAGGAAGTGGACCTGGCCCTGCGCATCGAGGCGGGCCTCTTCGCCGAGGAGAAGATCGCCGCGGATCCGGACATGGATCCGAAGCTGAAGCGCGAACTCGAGTTCGTGATCCACGACGGCAAGCGGGCGAAGAACCACCTCCTCGAGGCCAACCTCCGCCTCGTCGTGTCGCTGGCCAAGCGGTACACCGGGCGCGGCATGCTCTTCCTGGACCTGATCCAGGAAGGCAACCTCGGCCTGATCCGTGCGGTCGAGAAGTTCGACTACACCAAGGGCTTCAAGTTCTCCACCTACGCGACCTGGTGGATCCGCCAGGCCATCACCCGCGCCATGGCGGACCAGGCCCGCACCATCCGCATCCCGGTGCACATGGTGGAGGTCATCAACAAGCTGGCCCGTGTCCAGCGGCAGATGCTGCAGGACCTCGGGCGCGAACCGACCCCGGAGGAACTCGCTCTCGAACTCGACATGACGCCGGAGAAGGTCGTCGAGGTCCAGAAGTACGGCCGCGAGCCCATCTCCCTGCACACGCCGCTCGGCGAGGACGGCGACTCGGAGTTCGGTGACCTGATCGAGGACTCCGAGGCCGTGGTACCGGCGGACGCCGTGAGCTTCACCCTCCTGCAGGAGCAGCTCCACTCGGTGCTGGACACCCTCTCGGAGCGGGAGGCGGGCGTCGTGGCCATGCGCTTCGGCCTGACCGACGGACAGCCGAAGACGCTGGACGAGATCGGCAAGGTCTACGGCGTCACGCGCGAGCGCATCCGCCAGATCGAGTCGAAGACGATGTCGAAGCTGCGCCACCCCTCCCGGTCCCAGGTCCTCCGGGACTACCTCGACTGA
- a CDS encoding DUF7455 domain-containing protein, producing the protein MTTAVATRELTALDRCDRCGAQAYVRAVLQSSGGELLFCGHHARAVEANLKPLTSEWQDETQRLHAKPALAGD; encoded by the coding sequence ATGACCACTGCAGTAGCCACTCGCGAGCTCACTGCCCTGGACCGCTGCGACCGCTGCGGCGCCCAGGCCTATGTTCGGGCAGTCCTTCAGTCCTCCGGTGGAGAGCTTCTGTTCTGCGGCCACCATGCGCGCGCCGTCGAAGCTAACCTCAAGCCGCTCACCTCTGAGTGGCAGGACGAGACCCAGCGGCTTCACGCGAAGCCGGCCCTCGCAGGCGACTGA
- a CDS encoding DNA gyrase/topoisomerase IV subunit B, which translates to MTPTSDYTARHLSVLEGLEAVRKRPGMYIGSTDSRGIMHCLWEIIDNSVDEALAGHGQSITVILHADGSVEIHDDGRGIPVDIEPKTGLTGVEVVFTKLHAGGKFGGGSYTASGGLHGVGASVVNALSSRLDVFVDRGSKTYAMSFRRGEPGLFKDGRTPSPTAPFEPFLDGSRLEVVGTAKRGVTGTRIRYWADRQIFTPDATFSYEELQTRARQTSFLVPGLRITLRDERKLPGTPAEAGPVEEVFQHDGGISEYAEFLALDTAVTDVWRFHGSGRFKESVPVLDDRGHSQMAEVERDCEVDIALRWGIGYETTVRSYVNIIATPKGGTHQSGFEQALLKTFRKVIEANARKLKAGTDKIEKDDVFAGLTAVLTVRLAEPQFEGQTKEILGTSAVRAIVAKVVEKELQARLSSSARNDKAQSALLLEKVVAEMKSRISARVHKETQRRKNALETSSMPAKLADCRIDDAERSELFIVEGDSALGTAKNARSSDYQALLPIRGKILNVQKASVGDMLSNAECAALIQVIGAGSGRSFQLDARRYGKVILMTDADVDGAHIRTLLLTLFFRYMRPLVEAGRVYAAVPPLHRVEVINGGSKANEMIYTYSEAELTRLLAAMEKQGKRYKSPIQRYKGLGEMDADQLAETTMDPRHRTLRRVRIQEAESAERVFNLLMGSDVAPRKDFIVAGAASLDRDRIDA; encoded by the coding sequence GTGACCCCCACCTCGGACTACACCGCCCGGCACCTCTCGGTCCTCGAGGGACTCGAGGCGGTGCGCAAGCGCCCCGGGATGTACATCGGGTCCACGGACTCCCGCGGCATCATGCACTGCCTGTGGGAGATCATCGACAACTCGGTCGACGAGGCGCTGGCCGGCCACGGCCAAAGCATCACGGTCATCCTGCACGCCGACGGCTCGGTGGAGATCCACGACGACGGCCGTGGCATCCCCGTGGACATCGAACCCAAGACCGGCCTGACCGGCGTCGAGGTGGTGTTCACCAAGCTGCACGCCGGCGGCAAGTTCGGCGGCGGCTCCTACACGGCCTCCGGTGGCCTCCACGGTGTCGGCGCCAGCGTGGTCAATGCGCTGTCCTCCCGTCTGGACGTCTTCGTCGATCGCGGCAGCAAGACCTACGCCATGTCCTTCCGCCGCGGCGAGCCCGGCCTCTTCAAGGACGGCAGGACGCCCTCGCCCACCGCACCGTTCGAACCCTTCCTCGACGGTTCGCGCCTCGAGGTCGTCGGGACGGCCAAGCGCGGTGTGACGGGAACCCGCATCAGGTACTGGGCCGACCGCCAGATCTTCACGCCGGACGCGACGTTCTCCTACGAAGAACTGCAGACCCGAGCCCGCCAGACGTCCTTCCTGGTGCCGGGCCTCCGCATCACCCTCCGGGACGAGCGGAAGCTCCCGGGCACGCCGGCGGAGGCCGGCCCCGTTGAGGAGGTCTTCCAGCACGACGGCGGCATCTCCGAATACGCCGAGTTCCTCGCCCTCGACACCGCGGTCACCGATGTGTGGCGCTTCCACGGGTCGGGCCGCTTCAAGGAGTCCGTGCCCGTCCTCGACGACCGCGGGCACAGCCAGATGGCGGAGGTGGAGCGCGACTGCGAGGTGGACATCGCGCTGCGCTGGGGTATCGGCTACGAGACGACGGTCCGCAGCTACGTCAACATCATCGCGACCCCCAAGGGCGGCACGCACCAGAGCGGCTTCGAGCAGGCGCTCCTGAAGACCTTCCGCAAGGTCATCGAGGCCAACGCGCGCAAGCTCAAGGCCGGCACCGACAAGATCGAGAAGGACGACGTCTTCGCCGGGCTGACGGCCGTGCTCACCGTGCGCCTCGCCGAGCCCCAGTTCGAGGGCCAGACCAAGGAGATCCTCGGGACCTCCGCCGTCCGGGCGATCGTCGCGAAGGTGGTGGAGAAGGAGCTGCAGGCGCGGCTGTCCTCCTCGGCGCGGAACGACAAGGCTCAGTCGGCGCTGCTGCTCGAGAAGGTCGTCGCGGAGATGAAGTCCCGTATCTCGGCGCGGGTCCACAAGGAGACGCAGCGGCGCAAGAACGCCCTCGAGACCTCCTCCATGCCCGCCAAGCTCGCGGACTGCCGGATCGACGACGCCGAGCGGTCGGAACTCTTCATCGTCGAGGGCGACAGCGCGCTCGGTACCGCGAAGAACGCCCGCTCCTCCGACTACCAGGCGCTGCTGCCCATCCGGGGCAAGATCCTCAACGTGCAGAAGGCGTCGGTGGGGGACATGCTCTCCAACGCCGAGTGCGCCGCCCTCATCCAGGTCATCGGGGCGGGCTCGGGGCGGAGCTTCCAGCTGGACGCGCGGCGCTACGGCAAGGTCATCCTGATGACCGATGCCGACGTGGACGGCGCCCATATCCGGACGCTGCTCCTGACCCTCTTCTTCCGGTACATGCGCCCGCTGGTGGAGGCCGGCCGGGTGTACGCCGCCGTCCCACCGCTGCACCGGGTCGAGGTCATCAACGGAGGCTCGAAGGCCAACGAGATGATCTACACCTACTCGGAGGCGGAACTCACGCGGCTCCTCGCGGCCATGGAGAAGCAGGGGAAGCGCTACAAGTCGCCGATCCAGCGCTACAAGGGGCTCGGGGAGATGGACGCGGACCAGCTCGCGGAGACCACCATGGATCCGCGGCATCGGACCCTGCGGCGCGTGCGCATCCAGGAGGCAGAATCCGCGGAGCGCGTCTTCAACCTGCTGATGGGCAGCGACGTCGCCCCCCGCAAGGACTTCATCGTCGCGGGCGCGGCATCCCTCGACCGGGACCGCATCGACGCCTGA
- a CDS encoding M56 family metallopeptidase: protein MFWASYLLAALAIILAWPAPIALSRADWPARAPFTAMLLWQSIALAGGLSMIGAMLVWGLEPLGDNLVQASAAFLDILLDDRSAESLGVIHVFAISAAILLFGHLVFTLALTFVRIHRQRRRHRDMLTLLSSPAVGQPATLVIRHPTPVAYCLPGGARSVTVMSDGLMDLLSQAELDAVLTHEHAHLHQRHHLLLWAFAAWRSALPWLPTSRLAQQAVSELIEMLADDEALRHVDEPTLVRAIAIVGAGAAPSAPDALDDSLGDESGIPLTTARAVSGGTADGASTVPRLRRLLTPLPPLSRMQQGLALSSAGLLLVVPPLLLVAPELLG, encoded by the coding sequence GTGTTCTGGGCCTCCTACCTGCTCGCGGCACTCGCGATCATCCTCGCGTGGCCTGCACCCATCGCACTCTCCCGGGCCGACTGGCCGGCGAGGGCGCCGTTCACGGCCATGCTGCTGTGGCAGTCGATAGCCCTGGCCGGCGGTCTGTCGATGATTGGCGCCATGCTGGTCTGGGGCCTGGAGCCGCTCGGCGACAACCTCGTCCAGGCGTCGGCGGCCTTCCTGGACATCCTGCTCGATGACAGGTCGGCCGAATCCCTCGGCGTCATCCACGTCTTCGCGATCAGCGCCGCGATCCTCCTCTTCGGGCACCTCGTCTTCACGCTGGCCCTGACCTTCGTGCGCATCCACCGGCAGCGGCGGCGACACCGGGACATGCTCACCCTCCTCAGCTCCCCCGCGGTCGGCCAGCCCGCGACGCTCGTCATCAGGCACCCCACGCCGGTGGCCTACTGCCTGCCGGGCGGGGCACGCTCCGTCACGGTGATGTCGGACGGGCTGATGGACCTGCTCAGCCAGGCGGAGCTCGACGCCGTCCTCACGCACGAGCATGCGCACCTGCACCAGCGGCACCATCTGCTGCTGTGGGCCTTCGCCGCCTGGCGGTCTGCACTGCCGTGGCTGCCCACGTCCCGGCTCGCCCAGCAGGCCGTGAGCGAACTGATCGAGATGCTCGCCGATGACGAGGCCCTGCGCCACGTGGACGAGCCGACGCTCGTGCGCGCGATCGCCATCGTGGGCGCGGGGGCGGCGCCGTCGGCTCCGGATGCACTCGATGACTCACTGGGCGACGAGAGCGGGATCCCCCTGACCACCGCGAGGGCGGTGTCCGGCGGGACCGCCGACGGGGCGTCGACGGTACCGCGCCTGCGCCGGCTGCTCACTCCCCTACCGCCCCTCAGCCGGATGCAGCAGGGGTTGGCCCTGTCATCCGCCGGACTGCTGCTGGTGGTGCCTCCGCTGCTCCTGGTGGCCCCCGAACTGCTCGGCTGA
- a CDS encoding BlaI/MecI/CopY family transcriptional regulator codes for MATLGDLERTVMDLLWTTPEAMTANELRDAIAEAPFGEAGRELAVTTVLTVLSRLEKKGLVTRERDSRPHRYMSVTSREDHTAELMHEVLVTAPDREAVLARFIGSVSEAEAQTLRKLLGGS; via the coding sequence ATGGCAACGCTCGGAGACCTGGAACGCACGGTGATGGACCTGCTGTGGACGACACCGGAGGCGATGACCGCCAACGAGCTGCGGGACGCCATCGCGGAGGCGCCGTTCGGCGAAGCGGGACGGGAACTGGCCGTCACGACGGTCCTCACCGTCCTGTCGCGGCTCGAGAAGAAGGGCCTCGTCACGCGGGAACGGGACAGCCGCCCGCACCGGTACATGTCCGTCACCAGCCGCGAGGACCACACGGCGGAACTCATGCATGAGGTACTCGTGACCGCGCCGGACCGTGAAGCCGTCCTCGCCCGCTTCATCGGCAGCGTGTCGGAAGCCGAAGCCCAGACCCTGCGCAAGCTGCTCGGCGGCAGCTGA